The Nymphaea colorata isolate Beijing-Zhang1983 chromosome 11, ASM883128v2, whole genome shotgun sequence genome includes the window AGTTCCATCGTCCGCCACCTGTTGAACTGCAGAGAGCCATGAGAACTGCAGCGTGGGGCCTCGGTTTCCTTATCATCGTCCTCCCGCTGGTTCTTGTCCACACGGCCGAGAATCCCTTCCCACTCTGTTCGACATCAACATACAGAGCTGACAGCACCTACCAACATAACCTGCAAAGCTTGCTGGCCTTTCTGGTAGCCAACGCCTCCATCACCGGATACTACAATGCCACTGTGGGCACGGGCGGCGACCAAGTCCAAGGCCTGCTCCAGTGCCGCGGCGACCTCGACGGCGAAGTTTGCCAGATCTGTGCCTCTGAAGCTGCTTCCCGGATCGCCGAAACCTGCCTCTACAGGATGGAGGGTCTGGTTGCCTACCACCTCTGCATCCTCTACTACTATGACGCCAATTTCACCATACCCAAATTTATAACAAACTTTGCCCTACCCAACCCCAGCGCCATCCCCGATCCTCAACAGTTCAAGCCGATGCTGTCATCCTTCTTTCATGGCCTCGTCGTTTCCGCCACCACCAACCCCTCCGGCCGCCTCTTCTGGGGAGACAAGTTCAGGTACGCCGGTCATGGGGTGACCGTCTACGGCACGGTGGAGTGCTCTCAGTACTTGCTGCCGGAGCAATGCAGATCATGTTTAGAGGAAGGCATTGCTCGGATGCTCAAGGATTACGCAGACAGACGCGGAGCTGCGGTTTACACCAGGGCGCAGTGCTACATAAGATACGATACCTTCCCTTTCTTCACACCTCTGGTGCCGACTCTTGCCCTCAGCAGCGCCCGCTACATTTCCAAGAAATGCTCTGCTGCGAGTAACAATATGACCGGCACCAGCTACCACCGAAACCTGAAGGCTCTGCTCCTCTATCTCACCGAGAACGGGCCTCTCACGGGCTTCTTCAACCAAACCATCGGCCAGGGCGCCGATCAAGTCTTCGGGGAAGTACTCTGCCAAGGCGACGTCTCCGACGACGTCTGCTGGAATTGCACGGCGCAGGCGTCGGCTATGATCCTTCGGCTCTGCCCCAACAGTAAGCAGGCGATCATATGGCTACAGCATTGTCAGTTGCGGTACTCGGACCGGAACTTGCAAGGCACCATGGATGTTGGGGACAGCGCCTGCCAGCCGGACCCTGAGAACGCACCGAGCCCCACAAGTAATTTCGATCAGACTCTGAGCGACCTCATCAGCTATTTGGCTTTCAACGTGAGTCAGGGCTCTTCTGGTGGGCTCATGTTTGCCACGGGGGCCGCCATTATTGCCAAATCTCAGAGGAATTTATATGCATTAGTCCAGTGCAATAGAGATATCTCCGCGGACCAGTGCGGTCGGTGCCTACGGAGTGCTGCCTCTGATATTGCAGGATGCTCCAAGGGGAAGCAAGGTGCTCGCATCTTCAAGGGTAGCTGCCGCCTGGCTTATGGGCTGCAACGCTTCTTTCTTGCCCAGCCAATGCTGATGCTGCCCGGTGAGTCCAAaggccgtttttttttttctttctttctcggCGAGCAAACGCCAGAACTCTTTCTACCAGCCACTTAGTGGCAGCTCTTAGAAACATTCGACTAATGACAAGAAAAAACGAACCAGGTCTCTTTCACTCTTtgtcaccaaaatgaaaaacttgAGTCCATCTTGGGAtgcttttaaattttgttttttagaacTTTACTTACAGAACAGCGTCTAATTATTGGCCGAATGGCAAAAAGGTACcccaaaatttgaaacttttctGCCGAACTAAGGAACTACCAAGATGAAAATCCTAGGATCTGGCAGTGTCTTTGTTTTCTGTCCAAAAGTTTTGCCAAGCTGATATCAACTACTCGGAAACATTGACTCTAACGCAGTATATATGGTCATCGTTCGGAAGAAAAAACTCTTTCCATCATCCCAAGGGCACAAATCCGTGGTTGGTAAGGGGGGCCTTCTCAACATAAAGGCAAAGCAGAGTAAATGAGTAATGCTTTTATTTAGGAAGGCGAACCGCCCAGAATTTTCCAGCCAGCACCGGCATGGCCGGCCGCTGTGCTTTGGCTGTTGGACTCACCATGTGTCCTTTGACAACTGACGAGGAGCGCATCGAAATGctcaaaataattttgataAGATAGAACCCTTTTCTACAAGGACAAAAACGCATGGTGAAAAAACACCCTTTCTGAAAGACAAAAATGATCTTCACACACTCATGTGTGATGGGTCGAACACTGAAGACTGCGTCTACTGAACATAGACACTCCGCGACCAGATAAATTTTGCTGGAGCCTGGGAAAATGTTGTTGTCGTTTTCACATAGCACGCGTTTCCCCTGTTCCTACTCGTTTTTCTTCACAGCTTCTTTGCAAGGTGACCTGTCAATGTCACCAGCTTTGTGTCTGCTCCTTCTAAATTCATCCAGTTTATAGAGAATTTTCCACTGGTTGGGAGGTTCAATTTTCCAGTCTTCGTCTAACAACATAGATGTGGTGCAATAGAGTTGCAACAAAAGGAAGTGCCTATTGTGCTCAAAAAATCACCGCTGTTTCATAAGTTCTTTAGATTTCTTTCATACTACTGTAGCGATCCCCATTGTGAAAAACCTTGAAATCTACTCTTTCCTCAGCTTCTTTACATGTTTTGATGGGATTTTGTGGGAAACGAAAAATGGCTTACGAAGTTTCTGCAAGCTTTTTAAGTTAATAAAATATTAGCTTAAGCATGAGGAATAACTGATCTAGGAAATAGTTTTCTATTTTAAATAGGAAGACTGCATCTATACTCAAATTTAAAGCATGAACTTAAGATATAACTGTATAAGAAATTCTGCACTTAGCTTTCACTTTGTCCTGCTTTGCCTTGTATATTCAGTTTTCCCAGTTAATTATACCATGCCCTTATCAATAACAAGCTATAAGTATTCTCCTTCCAATGCAGGGAAGCGTGATCGTAAGCCTTGGTGGAATATGTTTCTTGTCCTCAGTCTAATTAGTTTAGTACTCTTGGCAGCAGCCTGCGCGTTGTGCCTGCTTCGGATTAGAAGGCGACATATAGGTAAATAACATAATGAAGCCCGAAAGATTAATTAATACTACATCGTGGTTGGTGCATGCTGTACTTATCTTTGTATCCCATCTTCCTACGATTCTTGTAGCTAAGCTAAACCATAATATAGAAGCTGATGATCATGATGCTGGAAATGCCACCGAGGAGGCAGAATATGATTTAACACAGATCAGCCTAAGGGCAATAGAAGAAGCTACCAACAATTTCTCAGAGGCAAATAAGCTGGGAGAAGGTGGATTTGGTCCTGTCTACAAGGTAGCTGGAATACGCCTgggccttttttcttttttctttttttttttgtcaataatatAATGAAGGCAAGTTTCTTGGTGGAGACCAACTCCttaatttaataattaaaattcagaaaaatgcattttttaaatatcgAAATATGTATAACAGGTGCTTCGGAAACTTTCGTTCGATGTCTCACCGTTATCATTGTCCCCTACACAATTTTGAAGACAACCACAAACTATTCAAAatgcttcctcttcttttctgcTAAACTAGATATATAGATCAGGGATGTACCAAAGATCTAGCTGAGAAAAATGAGAGCACAAATCAcgttttgctgatttactcttatcaCTAGCATCACCTTTCTTAAGGTAATTTGGGATCTCGATTTGGGAACTGTAGAATTTCCCCGCAATAAACATGAGCAGGATGCGATCTCATTCCATCTCCTGGCGGACTAAGAAATGGCAATTTGTCTCCTGCAAACAGGGGAAGCTTCCCGATGGGCAGGAGGTAGCTGTGAAGAGGATGGCTAGAGCTTCTGGGCAAGGCGTAAGGGAGTTCAAGAACGAAGTTAAGTTGATAGCCAAACTTCAACACACAAACCTGGTGAGGCTCATCGGCTGCTGCTTGGAGAAACGAGAAAAGCTGCTTGTTTATGAATACATGTCCAACGGAAGCCTTGATTACTTCCTTAAAGGTTAGACATCTATTGCTTTCACTAcactgagagagaaagagagtccaATCAAATTAAGATCATGGCTACTTGCAGATCCAGAACACAGCGTATTGTTGGACTGGGAAAGGAGATTCAACATAATAATGGGAATTGCAAGGGGGACCCTTTATCTTCATCAGGATTCTCGGCTCAATGTCGTCCATCGGGATCTCAAAGCTGGGAACGTATTGTTGGATGGGCAGATGAATCCCAAGATTTCTGACTTTGGAATGGCAAGGGTCTTCACCGGAGTTCACGGCCAAGCAACTACGAGCGTTGTGGTTGGCACATAGTAAGTATGACCACATTATTTGCTGAACAGAGTTTTAAACATTTACCTCTTTGcggttgtttctcttttttattgaaaCCTTCCGCGGTTCTACTTTGTCACTACAGAATGATTTGGCAAGTATCCTTCGCAGCTTCTTTGCCAAGTACCTTTTATACTCCTATAATATAATTCAGCAGTC containing:
- the LOC116263647 gene encoding cysteine-rich receptor-like protein kinase 15, with translation MRTAAWGLGFLIIVLPLVLVHTAENPFPLCSTSTYRADSTYQHNLQSLLAFLVANASITGYYNATVGTGGDQVQGLLQCRGDLDGEVCQICASEAASRIAETCLYRMEGLVAYHLCILYYYDANFTIPKFITNFALPNPSAIPDPQQFKPMLSSFFHGLVVSATTNPSGRLFWGDKFRYAGHGVTVYGTVECSQYLLPEQCRSCLEEGIARMLKDYADRRGAAVYTRAQCYIRYDTFPFFTPLVPTLALSSARYISKKCSAASNNMTGTSYHRNLKALLLYLTENGPLTGFFNQTIGQGADQVFGEVLCQGDVSDDVCWNCTAQASAMILRLCPNSKQAIIWLQHCQLRYSDRNLQGTMDVGDSACQPDPENAPSPTSNFDQTLSDLISYLAFNVSQGSSGGLMFATGAAIIAKSQRNLYALVQCNRDISADQCGRCLRSAASDIAGCSKGKQGARIFKGSCRLAYGLQRFFLAQPMLMLPGKRDRKPWWNMFLVLSLISLVLLAAACALCLLRIRRRHIAKLNHNIEADDHDAGNATEEAEYDLTQISLRAIEEATNNFSEANKLGEGGFGPVYKGKLPDGQEVAVKRMARASGQGVREFKNEVKLIAKLQHTNLVRLIGCCLEKREKLLVYEYMSNGSLDYFLKDPEHSVLLDWERRFNIIMGIARGTLYLHQDSRLNVVHRDLKAGNVLLDGQMNPKISDFGMARVFTGVHGQATTSVVVGTYGYMAPEYALDGMFSTKSDVYSFGILLLEIIGGQLNSKFQLSHPDKNLITHAWRLWSEGNSSEFIDPILIRSTSSINEMQRCTQIGLLCIQEDAATRPAMSTVVLMLANNSLLLPLPKPPAYSQISTS